A portion of the Phycisphaerae bacterium genome contains these proteins:
- a CDS encoding Gfo/Idh/MocA family oxidoreductase, with protein MSKPLNVGLIGCGFMGRTHSNAYRKVYNFFRTPLRPVLKAICDVNADKAKTFADTWGYESVETDWQKLLDRKDIELVDICVPNNMHKEIAIAAAKAGKMIICEKPLALNVAEGQEMVAAVEKAGVPNLVSFNYRRVPAVTLAKNLIDQGRLGRIFHYRAVFLQDWTISADLPQGGDALWRLDVKAAGSGVTGDLLAHCIDTAIWLNGPIKSVTAMTETFIKERKHTQTGKVEPVGIDDACAFLARFANGSLAVFESTRYARGHKALYTFEINGEKASIAWDLHDLHRLSYFDHRDESIIRGWRSIHVTDGDMPYMNKWWVPGLQIGYEHSFVHQAADFLEAAAKGQSAAPTFRDALETQKVCEAVLDSARTGTWVEIA; from the coding sequence ATGTCTAAACCTCTCAACGTCGGACTCATCGGTTGCGGTTTCATGGGCCGGACGCACTCGAACGCGTACCGCAAGGTCTACAACTTCTTCCGGACGCCGCTCCGGCCGGTGCTCAAGGCGATCTGCGACGTCAACGCCGACAAGGCCAAGACGTTCGCCGACACCTGGGGTTACGAGTCAGTCGAAACCGACTGGCAGAAGCTCCTGGACCGCAAGGACATCGAACTGGTCGATATCTGCGTGCCGAACAACATGCACAAGGAGATCGCCATCGCCGCCGCCAAGGCCGGCAAGATGATCATCTGCGAAAAGCCCCTGGCGCTGAACGTGGCCGAGGGGCAGGAAATGGTCGCGGCGGTCGAGAAAGCCGGCGTGCCCAACCTGGTCTCGTTCAACTACCGGCGGGTTCCGGCCGTGACGCTGGCCAAGAACCTGATCGACCAGGGCCGGCTTGGCCGCATCTTCCATTATCGCGCGGTCTTCCTGCAGGACTGGACCATCTCGGCCGACCTGCCGCAGGGCGGCGACGCGCTGTGGCGGCTCGACGTCAAGGCGGCCGGCAGCGGCGTGACCGGCGACCTGCTCGCCCACTGCATCGACACCGCCATCTGGCTGAACGGACCGATCAAGAGCGTCACCGCAATGACAGAAACGTTCATCAAAGAACGCAAACACACCCAGACCGGTAAGGTCGAACCCGTGGGCATCGACGACGCGTGCGCATTCCTGGCTCGGTTCGCCAACGGCTCCCTCGCGGTTTTCGAGTCCACCCGATACGCCCGCGGCCACAAGGCCCTCTACACTTTCGAAATCAACGGCGAGAAGGCCTCGATCGCCTGGGACCTGCACGACCTGCACCGCCTGAGCTACTTTGACCATCGCGACGAGTCGATCATTCGCGGCTGGCGGAGCATCCACGTTACCGACGGCGACATGCCCTATATGAACAAGTGGTGGGTGCCCGGCCTCCAGATCGGCTACGAGCACAGCTTTGTCCACCAGGCGGCTGACTTCCTTGAGGCCGCCGCCAAGGGCCAGTCCGCCGCCCCGACTTTCCGCGACGCCCTCGAAACCCAGAAGGTTTGCGAGGCCGTTTTGGACAGCGCCCGCACGGGGACGTGGGTGGAGATCGCGTGA
- a CDS encoding ThuA domain-containing protein, with product MKKLHWMLFGGLALCVSGALVCLAQGESAKKKKILFYSQSFGFRHSVVNRPLTGEMAHAEKVFKEIATKAGYEVFLSQDFHDLEGDACKQYDAIVFYTSGNPLISREPLMKWIRDGGAFIGIHSATDSFRGEDKGIPGWPEYVKMIGAAFKTHHQQRVATLKIDVPDHPATKMLEQGWKLQDEYYLFGDTFSAENSRLLISVDTQKTPEADLEAMGMKPGSLVPIAWTRTEGKGRVFYTSLGHREDVWTNPAYQKHLLGGIAWAMGLEK from the coding sequence ATGAAGAAGCTGCATTGGATGTTGTTCGGCGGCTTGGCGCTGTGTGTGAGCGGGGCGTTGGTTTGTCTGGCCCAAGGCGAGAGCGCCAAAAAAAAGAAGATCCTGTTCTATTCGCAATCGTTCGGGTTTCGCCATTCGGTGGTCAACCGGCCGTTGACCGGCGAGATGGCCCATGCCGAGAAGGTGTTCAAGGAGATCGCAACCAAGGCGGGATACGAGGTGTTCCTCTCGCAGGACTTCCACGATCTCGAAGGAGACGCCTGCAAGCAGTACGACGCCATCGTCTTCTACACTTCCGGAAACCCGCTGATCAGTCGTGAGCCGCTGATGAAGTGGATCCGGGACGGCGGGGCGTTTATCGGCATTCATTCAGCCACCGACTCGTTCCGGGGCGAGGACAAGGGCATCCCCGGCTGGCCGGAGTACGTGAAGATGATCGGAGCGGCGTTCAAGACCCACCACCAACAGAGGGTGGCCACGCTGAAGATCGACGTGCCCGACCACCCGGCCACCAAGATGCTCGAACAGGGCTGGAAACTGCAGGATGAGTACTACCTGTTCGGCGACACCTTCTCTGCGGAGAACTCCCGCCTGCTGATCAGCGTAGACACACAGAAGACCCCCGAGGCGGACCTCGAGGCCATGGGCATGAAGCCCGGCAGCCTTGTCCCCATCGCCTGGACCAGGACCGAAGGCAAGGGCAGGGTCTTCTACACCTCGCTCGGCCATCGCGAAGACGTCTGGACCAACCCCGCCTACCAGAAGCACCTGCTCGGCGGAATCGCCTGGGCCATGGGGCTCGAAAAGTAA
- a CDS encoding NUDIX hydrolase, with the protein MSSEIYAQAGAIPYRHDSNGRLEILLIRRIDKERWGIPKGLIDPGVSPRETARAEAIEEAGVAGVLSEQPVGFFSFNKKEWDAMVHVTVFLLRVTEIQPEYPEQYRREREWFAFNTAVEVAGRKGLRELLLDVPKLIKEHLPETHE; encoded by the coding sequence GTGAGCAGTGAAATCTATGCCCAAGCCGGAGCAATTCCCTATCGTCACGACTCGAACGGCCGGCTCGAGATCCTCCTGATCCGTCGGATCGACAAGGAAAGATGGGGAATCCCCAAGGGGCTGATCGATCCGGGTGTCTCTCCGAGGGAAACCGCCCGTGCCGAAGCCATCGAGGAGGCCGGCGTGGCAGGCGTGCTCTCCGAGCAACCCGTCGGCTTCTTCTCGTTCAACAAGAAGGAATGGGACGCCATGGTTCACGTCACGGTGTTCCTGTTGCGGGTGACGGAGATCCAGCCCGAGTACCCGGAGCAGTATCGCCGGGAGCGCGAATGGTTCGCCTTCAACACCGCCGTCGAAGTCGCCGGGCGAAAGGGCTTGCGTGAACTGCTGCTGGACGTGCCCAAGCTGATTAAGGAACACCTGCCGGAGACACATGAATGA
- a CDS encoding four helix bundle protein, which yields MTYQRFEDLPVWQAAMELAVRVFTLTEDRAFANKGDLRNQLQRAAISVGNNIAEGFERGTTQELLTFLYIARGSAGEVRSMLLLTERLPHFTHLKSEISDLKSLVESISRQIRGWADSLQNSPITGQRYLNEPVRQQYQHQRRSSEFWQKLEADHRRRMEERAAGEASEG from the coding sequence ATGACCTACCAACGTTTCGAAGACCTCCCCGTTTGGCAGGCGGCGATGGAACTGGCTGTGCGGGTCTTCACCCTGACTGAAGACCGGGCTTTTGCCAACAAAGGCGACCTGCGGAACCAGCTACAGCGGGCGGCGATTTCGGTGGGGAACAACATCGCGGAGGGCTTCGAGCGGGGGACGACGCAGGAATTGCTGACCTTCCTGTACATCGCGCGGGGCTCGGCCGGCGAAGTGAGGTCGATGCTGCTGCTGACCGAGCGGCTTCCGCATTTCACGCATTTGAAATCTGAAATCTCAGATTTGAAATCCCTGGTTGAGTCGATATCGCGTCAGATCCGCGGCTGGGCCGACAGCCTGCAGAACTCGCCCATAACCGGTCAGCGCTACCTCAACGAGCCAGTGCGGCAGCAGTACCAGCATCAGCGCCGGTCGTCCGAGTTCTGGCAGAAGCTGGAGGCCGATCACCGCCGGCGGATGGAGGAACGGGCTGCCGGTGAAGCCAGTGAAGGCTGA
- a CDS encoding four helix bundle protein, producing the protein MTKQTRSMHGKSGRPEKTYDLEERTARFGEAIIAFARMIPVDPVTQPLVGQLVRAGTSVGSNYCEADEAGSAKEFRYRISVCKRESKESKYWLRVIAVALPALKDKARALWLEAQELTLIFGAIHRSRKARQPAAGEA; encoded by the coding sequence ATGACCAAACAGACCCGAAGCATGCACGGAAAAAGCGGCAGACCGGAGAAAACCTACGACCTGGAGGAGCGCACGGCGCGATTCGGCGAGGCGATCATTGCGTTTGCCAGGATGATTCCGGTTGACCCCGTGACGCAGCCGCTAGTCGGACAGTTGGTCAGGGCCGGTACAAGCGTGGGCTCCAACTACTGTGAGGCCGATGAGGCTGGTTCGGCGAAGGAGTTTCGATACCGGATCAGCGTCTGTAAAAGAGAGTCGAAAGAGAGCAAATACTGGCTGCGAGTGATCGCTGTTGCTCTGCCCGCGCTCAAAGACAAGGCTCGGGCACTCTGGCTTGAGGCCCAGGAACTCACCCTGATCTTCGGTGCCATCCATCGAAGCAGGAAGGCCCGACAACCGGCAGCCGGCGAAGCGTAG
- a CDS encoding polysaccharide deacetylase family protein, with product MLENCLSEVSVNSDSFKWPNGQQGAVSLRFDDSMDSHIQRAAPLLEQHGLRGTFYICPAGPDDQWRARAAEWKPVLEAGHEIGNHTMNHPIPAALADRPGPNCYENLTLEKYAADVLAAHNRLENAFGPRDWTFAYPCYQTWVGRGRQCRSVVPFIAEHFLAAAAGGEISKPFNDPRYCDLHVLLSLRADNLPIADLIRRVEQAVSMGRWAILTFHGIQEGHLPVSAPVLDGLAAYLATNRERIWTAPVAEVARHTYDAGRDHQ from the coding sequence ATGCTTGAGAATTGCCTGAGCGAGGTGAGCGTGAACAGCGATTCGTTCAAATGGCCGAATGGGCAGCAGGGGGCGGTGAGCCTGCGATTCGATGACAGCATGGATTCGCACATCCAGCGTGCCGCTCCGTTGCTGGAGCAGCACGGGCTGCGGGGCACGTTCTACATCTGCCCGGCCGGGCCGGACGATCAGTGGCGGGCCCGGGCCGCCGAGTGGAAACCGGTCCTGGAGGCAGGCCACGAGATCGGCAATCACACGATGAACCATCCGATTCCGGCGGCGCTGGCCGACCGGCCGGGACCGAACTGCTACGAGAACCTCACCTTGGAAAAGTATGCCGCCGATGTGCTGGCAGCTCATAACCGGCTGGAGAACGCCTTCGGGCCGCGGGACTGGACCTTCGCCTACCCGTGCTATCAGACCTGGGTCGGCCGGGGGCGGCAGTGCCGCAGCGTTGTCCCCTTCATCGCCGAGCACTTCCTCGCGGCGGCGGCCGGCGGCGAGATCTCCAAGCCGTTCAACGATCCGCGATACTGCGATCTTCACGTGCTCCTCAGCCTGCGGGCCGACAACCTGCCGATCGCCGATCTCATCCGCCGCGTCGAGCAGGCCGTCTCGATGGGGCGATGGGCCATCCTCACCTTCCACGGCATCCAGGAGGGGCATCTGCCGGTAAGCGCCCCGGTGCTGGATGGACTCGCGGCATACCTGGCGACGAACCGCGAACGCATCTGGACGGCACCGGTGGCCGAGGTGGCGAGGCACACGTACGACGCCGGGCGCGATCATCAATAA
- the tyrS gene encoding tyrosine--tRNA ligase has product MSFATVEEQLRVLTRGVERIDTLDELRQKLQRSRQTNTPLRIKLGLDPTAPDIHLGHTVVLRKMRQFQDLGHKAVLIIGDYTAKIGDPSGRSKTRPVLDDKAIEANAKTYFEQAGKVLDTSPDRLEVRPNSEWLAGMTFADVLKLAGQMTVGQMLKREDFRKRFEAEIPIGVHELLYPLMQGWDSVCIQSDVELGGTDQTFNNLVGRDLQRGAGQEAQVVMVMPILVGLDGVEKMSKSLGNYVGVSESPHDMFGKLMSLPDGCMANYLTLLTSIPDGEIRDLTDASKTHPMEAKKRLAVEVASAFHDRKLVQQARAEWEQIHQKKASTGDLVVPADTPTIRVPDAVMQDGRAMTLKLIVACGFAATNSEARRLIEEKGIRLNGELVEEATGTLAVKTGDILQRGKRKFVRLTV; this is encoded by the coding sequence ATGAGCTTCGCGACAGTTGAGGAACAGTTGAGAGTGCTGACCCGTGGGGTCGAGCGGATTGACACCTTGGACGAGTTGCGGCAAAAGCTGCAGCGGTCCCGGCAGACTAATACGCCCCTGCGGATCAAGCTCGGATTGGATCCGACGGCCCCAGACATCCACCTCGGCCATACCGTGGTCCTCCGCAAGATGCGGCAATTCCAGGACTTGGGGCACAAGGCGGTGCTGATTATCGGTGATTATACCGCCAAGATCGGCGACCCCTCCGGCCGCAGCAAGACACGACCGGTCCTGGATGACAAGGCTATCGAGGCCAACGCCAAGACCTACTTCGAGCAGGCTGGCAAGGTGCTCGATACCTCGCCCGACAGATTGGAGGTCCGCCCAAACAGCGAATGGCTCGCGGGGATGACCTTTGCGGATGTCCTCAAGCTGGCCGGGCAGATGACCGTCGGCCAGATGCTCAAGCGGGAGGATTTCCGAAAGCGCTTCGAGGCGGAAATCCCCATCGGTGTGCACGAATTGCTCTACCCCCTCATGCAGGGTTGGGACAGCGTTTGCATCCAGTCAGATGTAGAACTGGGCGGCACAGATCAAACATTCAACAACCTCGTCGGTCGCGACCTGCAGCGCGGCGCCGGCCAGGAAGCCCAGGTGGTCATGGTGATGCCGATTCTGGTCGGCTTGGATGGCGTCGAGAAGATGAGCAAGTCATTGGGCAACTACGTGGGCGTGTCCGAATCGCCCCACGACATGTTCGGCAAGCTGATGAGTCTTCCCGACGGCTGCATGGCGAACTATCTGACGTTGCTGACCTCCATACCCGACGGCGAGATCCGCGACCTGACCGACGCGAGCAAGACCCATCCCATGGAGGCCAAGAAACGGCTGGCTGTGGAGGTGGCCTCGGCGTTTCACGACCGCAAGCTTGTCCAGCAGGCCCGGGCTGAATGGGAGCAGATTCACCAGAAGAAGGCCTCGACGGGCGATCTGGTTGTACCGGCCGACACGCCGACCATCCGGGTCCCCGACGCGGTCATGCAGGACGGCCGGGCCATGACCCTCAAGCTCATCGTGGCCTGCGGCTTCGCCGCCACCAACAGCGAAGCCCGCCGGCTGATCGAAGAAAAAGGCATTCGTCTCAACGGCGAGCTGGTTGAAGAGGCCACCGGAACGCTTGCTGTCAAGACCGGCGATATTCTCCAACGTGGCAAGCGAAAGTTCGTACGACTGACGGTCTAA
- a CDS encoding TIM barrel protein translates to MSAAHINQYPKLHNAAWPGVVGKGPGAEEPAIDLDTMLDLTAAAKADNAKFDGVDIFLFAPHVDIDASDDDLKRIAEKVTSRGLVIGSVVAPVWPPTGGGSAMGDANDRKKFCEQVRKGCRIAEFWREMGVRPYGVVRIDSACGPDAWYDDPAGSTRKIIDTFKEACKVAEDHGERLAAEGEVCWAGMHSWKAMLAVLEGVNQPRTLGFQADMAHTLHYLLGTNAPEDRILPENFSWSDTTTFTQAYKTLTSALRPWTIDFHVAQSDATVKGSGSHDKTGRHCLPNDPNGKLDIVREAGLWLKDDKGQPTRKFKHICWDGCMFPNATMMKPDTWNSILAAMAAVRDTHGWNG, encoded by the coding sequence GTGAGCGCTGCACACATCAATCAGTATCCTAAGCTTCACAACGCCGCCTGGCCGGGCGTCGTCGGCAAGGGCCCCGGGGCCGAGGAGCCGGCCATCGACCTGGACACCATGTTGGACCTCACGGCCGCCGCGAAGGCGGACAACGCCAAGTTCGACGGCGTGGACATCTTCCTGTTTGCTCCGCACGTGGACATCGATGCATCCGACGACGATCTCAAACGCATCGCCGAGAAGGTGACGTCGCGCGGGCTGGTCATCGGCTCGGTGGTCGCACCGGTCTGGCCGCCGACCGGTGGCGGCTCCGCCATGGGCGACGCCAACGACCGCAAGAAGTTCTGCGAGCAGGTGCGAAAAGGATGCCGGATTGCTGAGTTCTGGCGCGAAATGGGCGTACGGCCCTATGGTGTGGTGCGGATCGACTCGGCGTGCGGACCGGATGCCTGGTACGACGACCCCGCCGGCAGCACCAGGAAGATCATTGACACCTTCAAGGAAGCCTGCAAGGTGGCCGAGGACCACGGCGAGCGGCTGGCCGCCGAAGGCGAGGTTTGCTGGGCCGGCATGCACAGTTGGAAGGCCATGCTGGCGGTGCTGGAAGGCGTGAATCAGCCACGGACTCTCGGCTTCCAGGCGGATATGGCCCATACCCTGCATTACCTCCTAGGTACGAACGCTCCCGAAGACCGCATTCTGCCAGAGAACTTCTCCTGGAGCGACACGACCACGTTCACGCAAGCCTACAAGACGCTCACCTCGGCTCTGCGCCCGTGGACCATCGATTTCCACGTCGCCCAAAGCGACGCGACGGTGAAGGGATCGGGTTCACATGATAAGACCGGCCGCCACTGTCTGCCCAACGACCCCAACGGCAAGCTCGACATCGTCCGCGAGGCCGGCCTCTGGCTGAAGGACGACAAAGGTCAACCCACCCGCAAGTTCAAGCATATCTGCTGGGACGGCTGCATGTTCCCCAACGCCACCATGATGAAGCCCGACACCTGGAACTCCATCCTGGCGGCGATGGCGGCCGTGCGGGATACGCATGGGTGGAATGGGTAG
- a CDS encoding SUMF1/EgtB/PvdO family nonheme iron enzyme, which produces MILGSIPRCARSLKGATVLAVSVFARLAIAEPVEWKPVFEDDFERAVAGSKYEVGEDIATIVEGALRLAGQEKPVLVAQLVSRDVRVEFDARPLPDAPPGIVGCQLHSSTGDHYRLEVDLAENGTARITGPGLDLTKERAATRIQPGRPFRFLAQREGKQFTLKVDGVIVLEGAVEKVVGSSGIQRVGLIAEHGMLVDHLRIYSRVPPHPDCCPPPLPWLPLTRRNAEVVLSPGQASTPALAEALALLNDRRFAEARARFEAMDDVTLRLTGLAFILGHLDYFEKPVYGDLIDRKDGGEYTQRQVVEYFGEFGSFAARWREELGRHPDNEILRLYAPFVEHFGRLCLNRWDGPRHAKALADLDERVNPFSHKASLYAARFDYWQAMEGGDERAKAQCRARMKRLLSLYPDNRILREYVGDPVPWGEPLNADTDRHPAWAAYLREAYARESVIVERIFECRQRSDGQCGGGYGDDVEMLRKIVPIAAISTANRRIIEGVERLAEGVWKYDTVEGYNPDVSDVEHSAEQSADSFPTMMLLRYGDARFYEFNLRSAKTIRERFMGLDAQGHPRFLSGTFGSRGVATHERAGGDTGYHARAMKHFLWLAWYGNEEALDWYVRWLDGWREAAMADAPDKPSGVLPGTLWFPSGHWQHPWSGKPWYAEDPTHLYGPWGQGGMLQESFLNVYALTGDAEFLKPMQLLMDWASLGPLQRDRERDQLQPGSREWFRLPMAHSAGANLTALYRHLTGERVYDEYTMRFGTAPQLYPIDHDLNRLMSGIEKAAKSLRTNLWYWTTETLSTDRLHLPAVAEVWSAYTGAINTTGDCELPTWAVTYETPDTDFAALVIDTTPRRLRVWLYSFREEATPIGLRVWQLIPGRYVLNAGEQLKGEFPFQHRYAWAPSCRVDIRTRGQVVPITLPPQKVYVLDLRLEEAMPVPQRASDLALHARDITVQGKQVIVDVHNIGNAAAKNCAVAVQRQEREAWTTLGVQRVPRISQPVNLSPYLERLIFDVPGLDLTAAYRIVIDPENEIDEICETNNAAQLLPDRVGPVAFRLPEEGEAVVPLPPLLQLDLGDGLTIELVLIPAGEFMMGLPNNEPRAGAYERPPHRVRIDHPFYMGKYEVTQAQWKRVMSGQNPSHFQGDDNLPVEMVSWHMAHDFCERLSRRVRRSVRLPSEAEWEYACRAGSTSYWSFGDEVQDLGDHAWYGGRDVEGRTHPVGMKKPNAWGLYDMHGNVREWCADWFEPYPGTKAPPTEFAGPRQRILRGGSWDWVEPENQGSARRDRALPDARRDHYGLRIVVSAEGAPSTAGPVVVTTRGQ; this is translated from the coding sequence TTGATTCTGGGATCGATCCCGCGTTGTGCGCGCAGCCTGAAGGGGGCGACGGTTCTTGCAGTTTCCGTATTTGCTCGATTGGCCATTGCCGAGCCGGTCGAATGGAAGCCGGTGTTTGAGGACGATTTCGAAAGGGCCGTTGCGGGTTCGAAATACGAGGTTGGCGAGGATATCGCAACGATCGTGGAAGGCGCATTGCGGCTTGCCGGTCAAGAGAAGCCCGTTCTGGTGGCACAGCTCGTGTCTCGTGACGTGCGTGTGGAGTTTGATGCCCGCCCTCTGCCCGATGCTCCGCCCGGAATCGTGGGCTGTCAGCTTCACTCGAGCACCGGAGATCATTATCGGCTGGAGGTCGACCTGGCCGAAAACGGCACCGCTCGCATTACAGGACCGGGACTGGATCTGACTAAGGAACGAGCCGCCACTCGCATTCAACCGGGCCGCCCGTTTCGATTTCTTGCTCAGCGAGAGGGCAAACAATTCACGCTGAAGGTTGACGGCGTCATCGTACTGGAGGGTGCGGTTGAAAAGGTTGTGGGTTCGTCCGGTATTCAGCGCGTGGGGTTGATTGCCGAACATGGGATGCTGGTGGACCATCTCCGCATCTATTCAAGGGTGCCCCCTCATCCGGATTGCTGCCCGCCGCCGCTGCCCTGGCTGCCGTTGACGCGTCGAAACGCGGAGGTTGTCCTTTCGCCCGGGCAAGCCTCAACACCGGCGCTGGCGGAGGCCCTGGCTTTGTTGAACGACCGGCGGTTCGCAGAGGCCCGTGCCCGTTTTGAGGCGATGGATGACGTGACCTTGAGACTGACCGGCCTGGCTTTCATCTTAGGGCACTTGGACTACTTCGAAAAACCAGTTTACGGAGACCTGATCGACCGAAAGGATGGCGGGGAATACACTCAGCGTCAGGTGGTCGAATACTTCGGCGAATTCGGATCATTTGCCGCGCGGTGGCGGGAAGAACTCGGGCGCCACCCGGACAACGAAATACTCAGATTGTATGCGCCTTTTGTCGAGCACTTCGGTCGGCTGTGCTTGAACCGGTGGGACGGACCTCGTCATGCCAAGGCGCTTGCGGACCTGGACGAGCGGGTCAACCCGTTCAGCCACAAGGCCAGCTTGTATGCGGCTCGATTCGATTACTGGCAAGCGATGGAAGGCGGTGACGAGCGGGCCAAGGCGCAGTGTCGAGCACGGATGAAGCGGTTGCTGAGTCTGTATCCGGACAATCGGATTCTTCGGGAGTACGTCGGCGATCCGGTTCCATGGGGTGAGCCGTTGAACGCCGACACGGACAGACATCCGGCATGGGCGGCTTATTTGCGTGAGGCGTACGCCCGCGAGAGCGTCATCGTCGAGCGGATTTTTGAATGTCGTCAACGATCGGACGGGCAGTGTGGGGGCGGCTACGGCGACGATGTCGAGATGCTTCGCAAGATTGTCCCGATAGCGGCCATTTCCACCGCCAACCGAAGAATCATCGAGGGTGTTGAACGTCTGGCCGAGGGAGTATGGAAGTACGATACGGTCGAGGGATACAACCCGGACGTGAGCGACGTCGAGCACTCGGCGGAGCAAAGCGCGGACAGTTTCCCGACGATGATGCTGCTTCGATACGGCGATGCGCGGTTCTATGAGTTCAACCTCCGCTCGGCCAAGACGATTCGCGAGAGATTCATGGGGCTCGACGCCCAAGGCCACCCGCGTTTTCTCTCGGGAACCTTCGGTTCTCGGGGCGTGGCGACACATGAACGGGCCGGAGGCGACACGGGTTATCATGCACGAGCGATGAAGCATTTCCTGTGGCTCGCGTGGTACGGCAATGAGGAAGCCCTGGATTGGTATGTGCGGTGGCTGGACGGCTGGAGGGAAGCGGCCATGGCCGATGCCCCGGACAAACCGTCGGGAGTGCTTCCGGGCACTCTCTGGTTTCCCAGCGGCCACTGGCAACATCCATGGAGCGGCAAGCCGTGGTACGCCGAAGATCCGACCCACCTGTACGGTCCCTGGGGTCAAGGCGGAATGCTTCAGGAGTCGTTTCTGAACGTCTACGCGCTGACGGGCGACGCGGAGTTCCTCAAGCCGATGCAATTGCTGATGGACTGGGCCAGCTTGGGTCCGCTTCAGCGTGATCGGGAGCGAGACCAGCTACAGCCGGGCTCGCGCGAGTGGTTTCGTCTGCCGATGGCTCATTCGGCAGGGGCAAATCTAACCGCGCTTTATCGACACCTGACGGGGGAGCGTGTGTACGACGAGTACACAATGCGTTTTGGCACCGCGCCGCAGCTTTATCCGATCGACCACGATCTCAATCGTCTCATGTCCGGCATCGAGAAAGCCGCGAAAAGCCTGCGGACCAACCTGTGGTACTGGACCACTGAAACCCTGTCGACCGACCGTCTGCACTTGCCGGCGGTGGCAGAAGTGTGGAGCGCCTACACCGGCGCGATCAACACCACGGGCGACTGTGAGCTTCCTACCTGGGCGGTGACTTACGAGACTCCGGACACGGATTTCGCGGCCTTGGTGATTGACACGACGCCCCGGCGATTACGCGTATGGTTGTATTCCTTTCGGGAAGAGGCGACGCCGATCGGATTGCGAGTCTGGCAACTGATTCCGGGACGCTACGTACTCAATGCGGGCGAACAGTTGAAAGGGGAATTCCCATTCCAGCACCGGTACGCATGGGCACCCTCATGCCGCGTTGACATTCGAACGCGCGGCCAAGTCGTTCCCATTACTCTGCCTCCCCAAAAAGTATACGTGCTGGATCTGCGACTTGAGGAAGCGATGCCGGTACCGCAACGCGCAAGCGACCTTGCCCTTCACGCGCGTGATATAACAGTTCAGGGCAAGCAGGTCATTGTCGATGTCCACAACATCGGAAACGCCGCGGCCAAGAACTGCGCCGTAGCCGTGCAGCGCCAGGAGAGGGAGGCATGGACCACTCTGGGGGTTCAGCGCGTGCCGCGAATATCACAGCCGGTGAATCTGTCACCGTATCTTGAACGTCTCATCTTCGACGTGCCCGGCCTGGACCTGACGGCGGCTTATCGGATCGTGATCGATCCGGAAAACGAAATCGACGAGATCTGCGAGACCAACAATGCAGCGCAACTGTTGCCCGATCGGGTCGGTCCCGTCGCTTTTCGTCTGCCCGAAGAGGGCGAGGCTGTCGTTCCCTTGCCTCCCCTGCTGCAGCTTGATCTGGGCGACGGGCTGACCATCGAGCTGGTCCTGATTCCGGCCGGCGAGTTCATGATGGGATTGCCGAATAATGAGCCGCGGGCCGGAGCCTACGAGCGGCCGCCGCACCGCGTTCGCATCGACCACCCGTTTTACATGGGTAAATACGAGGTGACACAGGCCCAGTGGAAACGAGTGATGAGCGGTCAGAACCCGTCGCACTTCCAAGGCGATGACAACCTGCCGGTGGAAATGGTCAGTTGGCATATGGCTCATGACTTTTGCGAGCGTCTCAGCCGCCGGGTTCGTCGTTCCGTGCGGTTGCCCAGCGAGGCCGAATGGGAATATGCCTGCAGAGCGGGATCAACGTCATATTGGTCTTTCGGAGACGAGGTGCAGGATCTTGGCGATCATGCATGGTATGGGGGGCGTGACGTAGAGGGTAGAACCCACCCTGTGGGCATGAAAAAGCCGAACGCCTGGGGCCTGTATGACATGCACGGTAACGTGCGCGAATGGTGCGCCGACTGGTTTGAGCCCTATCCTGGGACGAAAGCGCCGCCGACGGAATTCGCCGGTCCGCGTCAGCGAATCCTGCGTGGCGGGTCATGGGACTGGGTCGAACCGGAGAATCAGGGGTCCGCCCGACGGGATCGGGCATTGCCGGACGCCCGGCGCGATCACTATGGCTTGCGCATTGTGGTTTCCGCGGAGGGGGCACCCTCTACGGCAGGGCCCGTTGTCGTAACCACTCGCGGACAGTGA